Below is a window of Streptomyces sp. WMMB303 DNA.
AACGCCAACGTGACCGCTGCGGCGTACGAGCAGGCCGAGGCCGACCGGCTGGGCTTCTGGGCCGCACAGGCACGGCGGCTGACCTGGGGCACCGAGCCGACCGAGACGCTGGACTGGTCGAATCCGCCCTTCGCGAAGTGGTTCCAGGACGGCAAGCTCAACGTCGCCTACAACTGCGTGGACCGCCATGTGGAGGCGGGCCACGGCGACCGGGTCGCCATCAACTTCGAGGGCGAGCCCGGCGACACCCGCGCCCTCACCTACGCCGACCTCCAGCGGGAGGTCTCGCAGGCCGCCAACGCGCTGACCGAGCTCGGTGTGCAGGCGGGCGACCGCGTCGCGGTGTACATGCCGATGATCCCGGAGACGGTCGTCGCGATGCTGGCGTGCGCCCGGATCGGAGCGCCGCACTCGGTCGTCTTCGGTGGCTTCTCCGCGGACGCGCTGGCCACCCGGATCGAGGACGCGGACGCCCGTGTCGTCATCACCGCCGACGGCGGCTACCGCAAGGGCGCGGCGTCCGCGCTCAAGCCGGCGGTGGACGAGGCGCTCACCCGGCCGGGCACCGAGAAGGTCCGCAACGTACTGGTCGTCAAGCGGACCGGCCAGGAGGACATCGCGTGGCACGAGGAGCGCGACCTGTGGTGGCACGAGGTGGTCGGCCGCCAGTCCGAGCAGCACACGCCGCAGGACTTCGACGCCGAGCACCCGCTGTTCATCCTGTACACCTCGGGCACCACGGGTAAGCCGAAGGGCATCCTGCACACCACCGGCGGCTACCTCACCCAGGTCGCCTACACCTCCCACGCGGTCTTCGACCTCAAGCCGGAGACCGACGTGTTCTGGTGCACGGCCGACGTCGGCTGGGTGACGGGCCATTCGTACATCGTCTACGGCCCGCTCGCCAACGGCGCGACGGAGGTGCTGTACGAGGGCACTCCCGACTCGCCGCACAAGGGCCGCTGGTGGGAGATCGTGCAGAAGTACGGCGTCACCGTGCTCTACACCGCGCCGACCGCGATCCGCGCGAGCATGAAGTGGGGCGACGACATCCCCGCGAAGTTCGACCTGTCGTCGCTGCGCATCCTCGGTTCGGTGGGCGAGCCCATCAACCCCGAGGCGTGGGTGTGGTATCGGCACCACATCGGAGGGGACCGCACACCGGTGGTGGACACCTGGTGGCAGACGGAGACCGGCGGCATGATGATCAGCCCGCTGCCGGGCGTCACCGAGGCGAAGCCGGGTTCGGCGCAGGTGCCGCTGCCCGGTATCTCGGCGACCGTCGTGGACGACGAGGCCAACGAGGTGGCCGACGGCGCCGGCGGCTACCTCGTGCTGACCGAGCCGTGGCCCTCGATGCTGCGCACCATCTGGGGCGACGACCAGCGCTTCCTCGACACCTACTGGTCGCGCTTCGAGAACAAGTACTTCGCGGGCGACGGCGCCAAGAAGGACGACGACGGCGATGTGTGGCTGCTGGGCCGGGTGGACGATGTGATGCTCGTCTCCGGGCACAACATCTCCACCACGGAGGTCGAGTCCGCCCTGGTCTCCCACCCCAAGGTGGCCGAAGCCGCGGTCGTGGGCGCGACCGACCCGCAGACGACGCAGGCCATCTGCGCGTTCGTCATCCTGCGCGGCGGCACGGCCGAGGACGGGGAACTGGTCGAGGAACTGCGCGCGCACGTCGCCAAGCAGCTCGGCCCGATCGCCAAACCCAAGCGCATCCTGCCGGTCGCGGAGCTGCCCAAGACCCGCTCCGGAAAGATCATGCGCCGGCTGCTGCGCGACGTGGCGGAGAACCGGACGCTGGGTGACACCCAGACCCTCACCGACGCGTCTGTGATGGAGCTCATCCAGTCCAAGCTGCCGAACGCGGCCAGCGAGGACTGACACCGCCGACGCGGGCCGGGCAGTACCCGCACGGGGGCGTGCGGGCTCCGGCGCCGGGAGGGGCATCCGGACAACCGACCGGGTGCCCCTCACCCGTTTGGTTAGGCTGGCTGTGTCGCCTCCGCGAGGCGGCAGGTCCGTGGGCGAGCCGGGAAGTCTGGTCGGCACACACCACAGGTGTGTCCGCACCACCTCCCGGAGGCCCGCGCCATGACTCCGCCGCACCGCCCCGACCAGGACACCGATCCCGAGCAGCCGCGGCCGTCCCCCCGGCAGGACGCGCAGGTCACCGCGCGGTCCGAGCGCTCCGCCGGGCAGCCCGCTCCCCCCTCCGGGCCCGCCGGGCAGCCCGCCGCCGACCACGACGGGCAACAGTCCGCCAACCCCGCCGAAACGTCCGCCGGGCGGAACGGCGGCCACCGCTCGGTCTTCCTCGGCAGGCTCCCGCTGCGCGAACGTACGTTCCTGGCGGACGCGCTCCGCACCGAGACGGTCGGCGGCACCCTGCTGCTGGCGGCCGCAGTCGTCGCCCTGCTGCTCGCCAACACCGGAGCCGTCGGTTTCTACCAGGATGTCAAGGACTTCCACTTCGGCCCCGAGGCACTCCATCTGAACCTCTCGGTCGCCGACTGGGCCAAGGACGGCCTGCTCACCCTGTTCTTCTTCGTCGCCGGGATCGAGCTCAAGCGGGAGCTGGTCGCGGGCGAACTGCGCGATCCGCGGGCCGCCGCCCTGCCGATCGTCTCGGCCGTGTGCGGAATGGCCGTCCCGGCGCTGGTCTATCTGGCCTTCGCCGCCGGAGGCGGGGACCTCCGCGGCTGGGCGATCCCGATGGCGACCGACATCGCCTTCGCACTGGGGGTGCTGGCGGTGCTCGGCACCGGGCTGCCCTCCGCGCTGCGCGCCTTCCTGCTGACCCTGGCCGTCGTCGACGACCTGGGCGCCATCGTCATCATCGCGATCTTCTACTCGGCCGGCATCAGCTTCGGGGCACTGGCGGGCGCCGTCACCGGGCTGGCCGTCTTCTGGTTCCTGCACCACCGGGGGGTGCGCGGCTGGTACGTGTACGTCCCGCTCGCCCTCGTGGTCTGGGGGCTGATGCACGCCAGCGGAGTGCACGCCACGGTCGCCGGCGTCGCGATGGGCCTGATGCTGCGCTGCTCCCTGCGGCCCGGCGAGGAGACCTCACCGGCCGCCCACATCGAACACCGGATCAGGCCGCTCTCGTCCGGACTCGCCGTGCCCGTCTTCGCCCTCTTCGCCGCCGGGGTGACGGTCTCGGGCGGCGCGCTGGGCGACGTGTTCAGCAAGCCGGAGACGCTGGGCGTGGTGTTCGGTCTGCTGGCGGGCAAGACGCTGGGCGTGTTCGGCGGCGCGTGGGCCGCCGTGCGCTTCACCAAGGCCGAGCTCAACCGCGAGCTGGGCTGGGCCGACGTACTGGCCATCGCGGCGCTGTCCGGCATCGGCTTCACCGTCTCGCTGCTGATCAGCGAACTGGCCTTCACCGACGATCCCGTGCTCGCCGACGAGGCCAAGGCCGCCGTGCTGATCGGCTCCCTGCTGGCCGCGGTGTTCGCCGGAATCATGCTCAAGATCCGGGCCCGCAGGCACCGTTCGCTGGTGGACGCCGAGAACCGCGACGAGGACGGCGACGGGGTCCCCGACGTGTACGAGGAGCACAACCCCGCGTTCCATCTGCGGATGGCGGCGCTCTACGAGGCGAAGGCGGCGGAGCACCGCAGGCTCGCCGAGGTGGCCACACGCCACGACGTGACGGACGATGGTCCGGCATGATCGGAGCCTGACCGGCCACCGCGAGGGAAACCCGCACGCACGCCAGGGAACTCCGGGCCCGCACCGCGACGGGCCCTCACTACCGCAAGGGAGACAGCGATGAGCGCAGCCGACGACGGCCGCAGCCTCGGCCAGTTGGTCGCAGCGGCGACCGCGGAGATGTCCGCACTGGTGCACGACGAGATCGCGCTGGCCAAGGCCGAGCTGCGACAGGACGTCAAGCGCGGCGTGCTGGGCAGCGGCGCCGCCCTGATCGCGGGAGTCTTCCTGCTCTTCGCGCTTCCCGTGCTGAGCTTCGCCGCCGCCTACGGCATCCACAACCTGGGGCTCGGTCTCGCCTGGTCGTTCCTGATCGTGGGCGGCGCCTTCATCGCCCTCGCGCTGCTCCTGCTGCTGCTGGCGCTGGCCAAGTTCAAGAAGGTCTCCAAGAGCAAGAGCCCGCAGAAGTCGGTGGCTTCCGCGAAGCAGACCGCCGCGGTCCTCTCGCACGCCAAGCCGCACCCGCGCGCGGCCGGGGACGGCGGCGAGGAGCACCCGCAGCTCCAGGGTGTGACACGCTCGTCCGTATGACGCTCGCAGACAGCCCGGCGGCGGTGATCCGCCCCGAGGGCCCCTGGACGCACCGGGACGTGGCAGCCAACGGAGCGCTGTTCCACATCGCCGAGATGGGTGAGGGCCCGCTGGTACTGCTGGTGCACGGCTTCCCGCAGTACTGGTGGACGTGGCGGCACCAGCTCCCCGCGCTGGCCGACGCGGGCTACCGGGCTGTGGCGATGGACCTGCGCGGAGTGGGCGGCAGCGACCGTACGCCGCGCGGCTACGACCCGGCCAACCTCGCGCTCGACGTGACCGGTGTGATCCGCTCACTGGGCGAGCCCGACGCGGCACTGGTCGGACACGACCTGGGCGGCTACCTGGCGTGGACGGCGGCGGTGATGCGGCCCAAGCTGATCCGCCGCCTCGTCGTCGCCTCGATGCCGCACCCTCGCCGCTGGCGGGCCGCCATGTTGCGGGACGTCCGGCAGACGGCGGCCAGCTCCTACATCTGGGGGTTCCAGCGCCCGTGGCTGCCCGAACGTCGGCTCGTGGCGGACGACGGCGCTCTGGTGGAGCGGCTGATCCGGGACTGGGCCGGCCCCAAACCGCCCGGCCCGACCGCGGACGCGGGCGTGTTGGCGGTGGAGAACTACCGGCGGGCGATGTGCGTACCGTCCACGGCGCACTGCTCGGTGGAGCCGTACCGGTGGCTGGTGCGGTCGCTGGCGCGTCCGGACGGGATGCAGTTCTACCGTCGGATGAAGCGTCCGGTGCGGGTGCCGACACTGCATCTGCACGGTTCACTCGATCCGGTGATGCGGACTCGGAGCGCGGCGGGGTCGGGCGAGTACGTCGAGGCCCCGTACCGCTGGCGCCTGTTCGACGGGCTGGGGCACTACCCGCACGAGGAGGACCCGGCGAGCTTCACCGGTGAACTGGTGCACTGGTTGAGCGATCCGGAACCGGACCGCTGAGCCGCCGGCCCGGAACCGGGCGGTGCCACCGTTCCCGGCGGCCGGGCGGCCGCACACATGTGCCCGGCGCATAGGCCGATTGCCGGACCCCGGGGCGATTACTGACCTTGGGGCGGGGGCAGGGACCCGGTATGGGGTTGACGCACGACTTCCGTGACGTGGCACGTAACCGCAGCCATCTGAGGCACCCGCGTGGCCGGGCTTTCCCGCGCGCCGCGACCCGGCTGCATCCCACCGACGCAGAGCTGGGCATCCCCCGCATCCTGCGTCGCCGCGCACGCTGGGTCAGCGCGAGACTGCGGCATCACCGCTCCTGATCCGTCCGGCATCCCCGTCGCTGCCGTCTGCCGTCTGCCGGTCGCCGTCGTCGGCGTACTCATTGCGCCCCGGCGTGGTGCGGCAGGACGGGGCCGGGCCGTCAGATCGCGCAGCCCTGGGTGTCCGCCTTCCGCTGGTCCGTGCGCCCGCGGGTGATGTCCTCGCGGATCTCGTCGACGCTGAGGGCGTAGCCGGTGCGGTCGTCGTCCAGGGACTTGGCGAAGATCACTCCGTAGACGCGGCCGTCGGGGGTGAGCAGCGGGCCGCCCGAGTTGCCCGGCCGGATCGCGGTGTAGAGCGAGTAGATGTCCCGCCTGACGGTGCCCCGGTGGTAGATGTCGGGGCCTTCCGCCTCCAACCGCCCGCGCACCCGGGCGGAGCGGACGTCATAGCCGCCGTTCTCCGGGAAGCCCGCCACGATCGCGTCGTCGCCGCTGTGCGGATCCCGCTTCGCGAAGCGCAGCGCGGGCGCGTTCAGCTCGGGCACGTCCAGCACCGCGATGTCGCGCTTCCAGTCGTAGCGCACGACACGGGCGCTGTAGCGCCGCCCCTCACCGCCGATCTGCACGGTCGGCTGCTGTACGCCGCCCACGACGTGCGCGTTCGTCATCACCCTGCCCTTCGAGAAGACGAACCCGGTGCCCTCCACCTCTTTCCCGCAGCTCTGCGCCGTGCCGACGACCTTGACGATGCTGCGCTTGGCCCGCTCCGCGACGGGGCTGCCCGCCAGCTCGGGACTCGGCGGCGGAACGTCCTGGATCGGCTCCCTGGAGAAGGGCGAGAAGACCTGCGGGTAGCCGTTCTTGGCCAGAACGGAGGAAAAATCGTCGAACCAGGCGTTGGCCTGCTGCGGCATCACATGCGAGACGCCGAGCAGCACCCTGGAGTTGCGCACCTCCTTGCCGAGGGTGGGCAGGGAGGTACCGGCCAGCGCGGAGCCGATCAGCCAGGCGACGATCAGCATCGCGACGACGTTCACGAACGCACCGCCCGTCGCGTCCAGGGCCCGGGCCGGGGTCCAGGTGATGTACTGCCGCAGCCTGTTGCCCAGATGGGTGGTCAGGGCCTGGCCGACGGAGGCACAGATGATCACGATGATCACCGCGGCTATCGCCCACCCCGTCCCCGGCCTGTCGCCCGAGGTGAACTGGTCCCAGAGCAGAGGCAGGACGAGCAGCGCGATCAGACCGCCCCCGAGGAACCCCAGGACGGACAGGATGCCGACGACGAAGCCCTGGCGGTAGCCGACGAGCGCGAACCACACCGCAGCCACGATCAGCAGTACGTCCAGCACGTTCACCGAATCAGCCTCGCCTCGGGTCCATCCCGGCAGTCCATTCCCCCCGCTCCGGCAGCACTCGACACGCGGGCCGGACCGGTCCGAGCACCGCCCCTGCGCAAGGGCCGGGGCCGGGCGGTCGCCGTGCGGAGGCGGCACCCGGAGAGCGGAAGAGACACCGTCTCATGCGCACGCGGGTGCGAGGGGCACGCGGGTCGTCGATCGCGGGCGTCACGCCTTCCAGTCGAGCGGGACCCGGCGGTCGCGGTCCCAGGGGCGCTCCCATCCGGCGTGGTGCAGGATGCGGTCGATCAGACCGGCCGTGAACCCCCACACCAGTGCGGAGCCCACCAGGAAGGCGGGGCCTACGTGTCCGGCCGGATGCACGGCCATGACGCGGTTGCCGGGGTCGGTGAGATCCGAGACCGGGACGGTGAAGACCCGGGCCGTCTCCGCCGGGTCCACCGGCGCCACCGGCGTGCGGCGGCGCCACCAGCCGAGCACCGGGGTGACGACGAAACCGCTCACGGGAATGTAGAGGCTGGGCAGTATCCCGAACACCTGCACGCCCGAGGGGTCGAGTCCCGTCTCCTCCTCGGCTTCGCGGAGCGCGGCGCGCAACCTGCCGTCCCCTTCCGGATCGCCGTCCTCCGGATCCAGCGCCCCGCCCGGGAAGGAAGGCTGCCCGGCGTGCGAGCGCAGACTGGAGGCACGCTCGATCAGCAGCAGCTCGGGGCCGCGCGGACCGTCGCCGAACAGCACGAGCACGGCGGACGGCCGACCGCCGCCGTCGCGCGGCGGCAGAAAGCGGCTGAGCTGGCTCGCCTCGACCCCCTCCGCCGCGTCGCACACCGGGACGAGCCACTCCGGCAGACCCTCGCCGCTGACCTCGATCGGTGCCGAGGGCGCGGGGCCGCCCGCCACCGGGCACTCCGCCGCATGGTCCGAGGACCGACCGGAACCCGTCACCGGGCCGGCCCGGTGGCGGAATCCGCGGCGGGGCCGGAAGCCGAACCGGTGGCCGGGGCCCGGGAGGGCAGCGGTGGCGCAGGACGTCCCGGGTAGTCGGCCGGCGGCTTGAGCCGCTGCCCCGGCTGACCACCCATCTCGTACTTGAGCAGCTTCTTCGCCTTCTCCGGGTCCGTCTCGCCCTCCCCGTAGGAAGGGCACAGCTCGGCGATGGGGCAGGCGCCGCAGGCGGGCTTGCGGGAGTGACACACACGGCGGCCGTGGAAGATCGTGCGGTGCGAGAACATCGTCCACTCGCTCTCCGGCAGCAGGTCGTCGATCTCCTGCTCGACCTTGACCGCGTCCGTCTGCTCGGTGAGCTTCCAGCGGCGCACCAGTCGGCCGAAGTGCGTGTCGACCGTCAGCCCCGGTACGCCGAAGGCGTTGCCGAGCACGACGAACGCCGTCTTGCGGCCCACACCGGGCAGTTTCACCAGCTCGTCCACCGAGCCGGGGACCTCGCCGCCGTGATCGTCCCGCAGCGCCGCGGAGAGGCCGAGCAGGGACTTGGCCTTGGAACGGAAGAAGCCGGTGGGGCGGATCAGCTCCTCCAGCGCCTCCGGATCGGCCGCCGCCATGTCCTCCGGAGTGGGATACGCGGCGAAGAGGACGGGAGTCGTCTGGTTGACGCGCAGATCCGTGGTCTGCGCCGAGAGGACGGTGGCCACCAGAAGTTCGAACGGATTCTCGAAATCCAGCTCGGGGTGCGCGTAGTAGTAGACCTCGGCCAGTGCGCTGTTGATCCGCGCGGCCCGCTTCGCCCGGGCCGCCTGCGACTCCGGCTTGCTCCCGGACGCCTTCGCCGCGGCCTTCGCGGGGGCGGCCTTCTTGGCAGGGGCCGCCTTCTTCGCGGGGATGGCCTTCTTGGCAGAGGCCGCCTTCTTCGCGGGAGACGTCTTCTTCGCGGGGGCCTTGCCGGTCGCGGCCTTCTTCGCGGGGGTCGCCTTCTTCGCCGGGGCCCTACCGGCCGCCTTGACAGCCTTGGCGGTCCCGGTTCGCCCGGCAGTCTTCCCGGCAGCAGCCTTCCGTGCCGGTGCCGCGGCCGCCTCCTGTTCGCTCACAGCGGAATCCTCCGTCGCCGTCACCCGCCCAGCCCCCTCTCTGTCCGTGCGCTTCCCGGGGTATTGGACACTCGGCCAGCGTAAAGGGGCTCACCGACATTCGTGGCACAGGCGGCGGATCCGGGACCCTAGCGCGCCCCGCGTTGGGGGCGACAGCATGCGTGCGTCAAACTTATGGCTGATTGCTGTGACTGATCGCATGGTTTCACCGTCCGGCATCATGGGTTCCACGGATCCCATGGGCAGGTCGACAAGGAGAGAACTCGTGGACGACGTTCTGCGGCGCGCCCCGCTCTTCGCGGCGCTCGATGAGGAGCAGGCCGCTGAGCTGCGCGCCTCCATGACGGAGACGACGCTCGCTCGTGGCGAGGCCCTCTTCCACGAGGGTGACCCGGGTGACCGCCTCTACGTGGTGACCGAAGGCAAGGTGAAGCTGCACCGCACCTCCCCCGACGGCCGGGAGAACATGCTGGCGGTGCTGGGCCCCGGAGAGCTGATCGGGGAACTCTCCCTGTTCGACCCGGGCCCACGGACGGCCACCGCCTCGGCGCTGACCGAGGTCAGGCTGCTGGGTCTGGGCCACGGCGACCTCCAGCCCTGGCTGAACGCCCGGCCCGAGGTGGCCTCGGCGCTGCTGCGCGCCATCGCCCGACGGCTGCGCCGCACCAACGACTCCATGTCCGACCTGGTCTTCTCCGACGTGCCCGGCCGGGTGGCCAAGCAGCTCCTGGACCTCTCCCGCCGCTTCGGCGTGCAGTCCGAAGAGGGCATCCACGTCGTCCACGACCTGACCCAGGAGGAGCTGGCCCAGTTGGTGGGCGCCTCCCGGGAGACCGTCAACAAGGCGCTGGCCGACTTCGCCGGGCGCGGCTGGCTCCGGCTGGAGGCCCGTGCGGTGATCCTGCTGGACATCGAGCGGCTGGCGAAGCGCTCGCGCTGACCTACGGAACGTGGGGCCTGCAGGGCCGACGGACGGGTGAACCACGATCGACGGACCAGGACCGACGGACCGGGGCCGACGGACCGGGGGCGGCTCCGCCGGCCCGGCCGCGCGGAGCGCCTTCCTCGCGGTCCGGTGTCCGGTCGGCGGCGGCCGGGCACCTCACACCAACCCGTGTTCGAACAAATAGTCGAGCTGGGCCCGTACCGACAGCTCCGCAGCCGGCCACAGCGTCCTGTCCACGTCCGCGTAGACGTGAGCCACCACCTCGGCGGCCGTCCGATGCCCCTGCTCGACGGCTGTCTCCACCTGGGCGAGCCGTTTGGCCCGGTGCGCGAGATAGAAGTCGATCGCGCCCTGCGCGTCGTCGAGCACCGGACCGTGCCCCGGCAGGACACGGCTGACGCCGTCGTCCACCGTCAGGGAACGCAGCGCGCGCAGCGAGTCCAGATAGTCGCCGAGCCTCCCGTCCGGATGTGCGACGACCGTGGTGCCCCGCCCCAGCACCGTGTCGCCGGTGAGCACCGCCGCGTCGGCCGGGAGGTGGAAGGAGAGCGAATCGGCGGTGTGCCCCGGTGTGGGCACCACACGCAGTTCCAGTCCGCCCGTGGCCACGACGTCCCCCTCACCGAGCCCCTCGTCGCCCAGGCGCAGCGCCGGGTCGAGCGCCCGGACCGGCGAGCCGGTCAGCTCGGCGAACCGTGCCGCCCCCTCGGCGTGGTCCGGGTGACCGTGGGTGAGCAGCGTCAGGGCGACCCGCTTGCCCAGCTGCTCGGCCGTCTCCACGACCCGGCGCAGGTGCGCGTCGTCCAGCGGACCGGGGTCGATGACGACGGCGAGCGGCGAGTCGGGTTCGGCGACGATCCAGGTGTTGGTGCCGTCCAGCGTCATGGGCGACGGGTTGGGGGCCAGGACGCAGTGCGCACGGCTGCTCATCTGACCGCCCGGGGCGCCACCGCGCGGCCGGCCGGGGAGTGCTGCTGCGTCGGTCATGAAGGATCGATCCTCTTGGTGAACTCGTCGTGTCCTGGCCAGTTCAGTACGATCTGACCGTCCTCCAGACCGGCGCGGGCGAGCACGGGCGCCAGATCGCACCCTCCGGCCGCGGCCAGAGCCTCGGCCGCCGTCGGGTGCGGGGCCAGTTGGCGCAGGGTGGCGATGGTGGGCGGCATCATCAGCAGTTCCCCGCGGTCGTAGCCCGCGGCCGCCTCCTGGGGACGGACCCAGACCGTCCGGTCGGCCTCGGTCGAGGCGTTGCGGGTGCGCTGGCCCTCGGGGAGCGCGGCGACGAAGAAATAGGTGTCGTAGCGGCGGGCCTCGAACTCCGGTGTGATCCAGCGGGCCCAGGCACCCAGCAGGTCGTCCCGCAGGACGAGCCCTCTGCGCTCCAGGAAGTCGGCGAAGGCCAGTTCGTGGGCGACGAGCGCCGCACGGTCCGCCTCCCAGTCCTCGCCGGTGGTGTCGGCGACGACGCTGTGCGGGTCGGGCCCGGCCAGCAGGACACCCGACTCCTCGAAGGTCTCCCGGACAGCCGCGCACACGATCGCCCGCGCCGTGGCCTCGTCCGTCCCCAGCCGCTCGGCCCACGAGGCGGCCGACGGCCCCGCCGCATCCGCGCCGCGCGCGTCCCGCGGGTCGACGGAACCGCCCGGATACGCGTACGCGCCGCCCGCGAACGCCATCGAGGCGCGGCGCCGCAGCATATGGACGGCGGGCCCGTCCGGGGTGTCCCGCAGGAGCATCACGGTCGCGGCTCGGCGCGGGGTCACCGGGGTCAGCTCGCCCGCGGCCAGGGCGCGGATGCGCTCC
It encodes the following:
- the acs gene encoding acetate--CoA ligase, which produces MNESPSLSNLLKEERRFAPPAELAANANVTAAAYEQAEADRLGFWAAQARRLTWGTEPTETLDWSNPPFAKWFQDGKLNVAYNCVDRHVEAGHGDRVAINFEGEPGDTRALTYADLQREVSQAANALTELGVQAGDRVAVYMPMIPETVVAMLACARIGAPHSVVFGGFSADALATRIEDADARVVITADGGYRKGAASALKPAVDEALTRPGTEKVRNVLVVKRTGQEDIAWHEERDLWWHEVVGRQSEQHTPQDFDAEHPLFILYTSGTTGKPKGILHTTGGYLTQVAYTSHAVFDLKPETDVFWCTADVGWVTGHSYIVYGPLANGATEVLYEGTPDSPHKGRWWEIVQKYGVTVLYTAPTAIRASMKWGDDIPAKFDLSSLRILGSVGEPINPEAWVWYRHHIGGDRTPVVDTWWQTETGGMMISPLPGVTEAKPGSAQVPLPGISATVVDDEANEVADGAGGYLVLTEPWPSMLRTIWGDDQRFLDTYWSRFENKYFAGDGAKKDDDGDVWLLGRVDDVMLVSGHNISTTEVESALVSHPKVAEAAVVGATDPQTTQAICAFVILRGGTAEDGELVEELRAHVAKQLGPIAKPKRILPVAELPKTRSGKIMRRLLRDVAENRTLGDTQTLTDASVMELIQSKLPNAASED
- the nhaA gene encoding Na+/H+ antiporter NhaA, with protein sequence MTPPHRPDQDTDPEQPRPSPRQDAQVTARSERSAGQPAPPSGPAGQPAADHDGQQSANPAETSAGRNGGHRSVFLGRLPLRERTFLADALRTETVGGTLLLAAAVVALLLANTGAVGFYQDVKDFHFGPEALHLNLSVADWAKDGLLTLFFFVAGIELKRELVAGELRDPRAAALPIVSAVCGMAVPALVYLAFAAGGGDLRGWAIPMATDIAFALGVLAVLGTGLPSALRAFLLTLAVVDDLGAIVIIAIFYSAGISFGALAGAVTGLAVFWFLHHRGVRGWYVYVPLALVVWGLMHASGVHATVAGVAMGLMLRCSLRPGEETSPAAHIEHRIRPLSSGLAVPVFALFAAGVTVSGGALGDVFSKPETLGVVFGLLAGKTLGVFGGAWAAVRFTKAELNRELGWADVLAIAALSGIGFTVSLLISELAFTDDPVLADEAKAAVLIGSLLAAVFAGIMLKIRARRHRSLVDAENRDEDGDGVPDVYEEHNPAFHLRMAALYEAKAAEHRRLAEVATRHDVTDDGPA
- a CDS encoding phage holin family protein: MSAADDGRSLGQLVAAATAEMSALVHDEIALAKAELRQDVKRGVLGSGAALIAGVFLLFALPVLSFAAAYGIHNLGLGLAWSFLIVGGAFIALALLLLLLALAKFKKVSKSKSPQKSVASAKQTAAVLSHAKPHPRAAGDGGEEHPQLQGVTRSSV
- a CDS encoding alpha/beta hydrolase, whose amino-acid sequence is MTLADSPAAVIRPEGPWTHRDVAANGALFHIAEMGEGPLVLLVHGFPQYWWTWRHQLPALADAGYRAVAMDLRGVGGSDRTPRGYDPANLALDVTGVIRSLGEPDAALVGHDLGGYLAWTAAVMRPKLIRRLVVASMPHPRRWRAAMLRDVRQTAASSYIWGFQRPWLPERRLVADDGALVERLIRDWAGPKPPGPTADAGVLAVENYRRAMCVPSTAHCSVEPYRWLVRSLARPDGMQFYRRMKRPVRVPTLHLHGSLDPVMRTRSAAGSGEYVEAPYRWRLFDGLGHYPHEEDPASFTGELVHWLSDPEPDR
- a CDS encoding MarP family serine protease encodes the protein MNVLDVLLIVAAVWFALVGYRQGFVVGILSVLGFLGGGLIALLVLPLLWDQFTSGDRPGTGWAIAAVIIVIICASVGQALTTHLGNRLRQYITWTPARALDATGGAFVNVVAMLIVAWLIGSALAGTSLPTLGKEVRNSRVLLGVSHVMPQQANAWFDDFSSVLAKNGYPQVFSPFSREPIQDVPPPSPELAGSPVAERAKRSIVKVVGTAQSCGKEVEGTGFVFSKGRVMTNAHVVGGVQQPTVQIGGEGRRYSARVVRYDWKRDIAVLDVPELNAPALRFAKRDPHSGDDAIVAGFPENGGYDVRSARVRGRLEAEGPDIYHRGTVRRDIYSLYTAIRPGNSGGPLLTPDGRVYGVIFAKSLDDDRTGYALSVDEIREDITRGRTDQRKADTQGCAI
- a CDS encoding CoA pyrophosphatase, with product MAGGPAPSAPIEVSGEGLPEWLVPVCDAAEGVEASQLSRFLPPRDGGGRPSAVLVLFGDGPRGPELLLIERASSLRSHAGQPSFPGGALDPEDGDPEGDGRLRAALREAEEETGLDPSGVQVFGILPSLYIPVSGFVVTPVLGWWRRRTPVAPVDPAETARVFTVPVSDLTDPGNRVMAVHPAGHVGPAFLVGSALVWGFTAGLIDRILHHAGWERPWDRDRRVPLDWKA
- the nth gene encoding endonuclease III, whose amino-acid sequence is MSEQEAAAAPARKAAAGKTAGRTGTAKAVKAAGRAPAKKATPAKKAATGKAPAKKTSPAKKAASAKKAIPAKKAAPAKKAAPAKAAAKASGSKPESQAARAKRAARINSALAEVYYYAHPELDFENPFELLVATVLSAQTTDLRVNQTTPVLFAAYPTPEDMAAADPEALEELIRPTGFFRSKAKSLLGLSAALRDDHGGEVPGSVDELVKLPGVGRKTAFVVLGNAFGVPGLTVDTHFGRLVRRWKLTEQTDAVKVEQEIDDLLPESEWTMFSHRTIFHGRRVCHSRKPACGACPIAELCPSYGEGETDPEKAKKLLKYEMGGQPGQRLKPPADYPGRPAPPLPSRAPATGSASGPAADSATGPAR
- a CDS encoding Crp/Fnr family transcriptional regulator, producing MDDVLRRAPLFAALDEEQAAELRASMTETTLARGEALFHEGDPGDRLYVVTEGKVKLHRTSPDGRENMLAVLGPGELIGELSLFDPGPRTATASALTEVRLLGLGHGDLQPWLNARPEVASALLRAIARRLRRTNDSMSDLVFSDVPGRVAKQLLDLSRRFGVQSEEGIHVVHDLTQEELAQLVGASRETVNKALADFAGRGWLRLEARAVILLDIERLAKRSR
- a CDS encoding MBL fold metallo-hydrolase; this translates as MTDAAALPGRPRGGAPGGQMSSRAHCVLAPNPSPMTLDGTNTWIVAEPDSPLAVVIDPGPLDDAHLRRVVETAEQLGKRVALTLLTHGHPDHAEGAARFAELTGSPVRALDPALRLGDEGLGEGDVVATGGLELRVVPTPGHTADSLSFHLPADAAVLTGDTVLGRGTTVVAHPDGRLGDYLDSLRALRSLTVDDGVSRVLPGHGPVLDDAQGAIDFYLAHRAKRLAQVETAVEQGHRTAAEVVAHVYADVDRTLWPAAELSVRAQLDYLFEHGLV
- a CDS encoding NUDIX hydrolase — translated: MSSSSSSTPPARNGQWYPPEWPERIRALAAGELTPVTPRRAATVMLLRDTPDGPAVHMLRRRASMAFAGGAYAYPGGSVDPRDARGADAAGPSAASWAERLGTDEATARAIVCAAVRETFEESGVLLAGPDPHSVVADTTGEDWEADRAALVAHELAFADFLERRGLVLRDDLLGAWARWITPEFEARRYDTYFFVAALPEGQRTRNASTEADRTVWVRPQEAAAGYDRGELLMMPPTIATLRQLAPHPTAAEALAAAGGCDLAPVLARAGLEDGQIVLNWPGHDEFTKRIDPS